Proteins found in one Planctomycetes bacterium MalM25 genomic segment:
- the drrA_2 gene encoding Daunorubicin/doxorubicin resistance ATP-binding protein DrrA translates to MIEFEGVSRSYGDTLAVRGLDLRIPSGELFAMLGHNGAGKTTTIKMLVGLLRPESGRVLVEGRDVVSEVREAAKRIGYVPDEPCLYDKLSGREFLHFVAEMHGMTRGDASEVIEREIQRFGLGRFADELAESYSHGMKQRTVFAASLLHAPPVLVVDEPLVGLDPHSIRMVKDLLREKADSGTSVFMSTHTLAAAEEIADRIGVMQRGELIFLGTVDELRNRHDAQGQSLESLYLSVVGGAVGGVSTEELESSAAPDEDPRAETPS, encoded by the coding sequence ATGATCGAGTTCGAAGGCGTTTCACGCAGTTACGGCGACACCCTCGCGGTCCGTGGGCTGGACCTGCGCATCCCGTCGGGGGAGCTGTTCGCGATGCTCGGCCACAACGGCGCGGGCAAGACCACCACGATCAAGATGCTGGTCGGGCTGCTACGCCCCGAGTCGGGGCGGGTGCTCGTCGAGGGGCGCGACGTCGTATCCGAGGTCCGCGAAGCGGCCAAACGCATCGGGTACGTGCCCGACGAGCCCTGCCTTTACGACAAGCTCTCCGGGCGTGAGTTCCTGCACTTCGTTGCCGAGATGCACGGCATGACCCGCGGCGACGCCAGCGAGGTCATCGAGCGCGAGATCCAACGCTTCGGCCTCGGCCGCTTCGCCGACGAGCTGGCCGAGAGCTATTCGCACGGCATGAAGCAGCGGACCGTCTTCGCCGCGTCCCTGTTGCACGCGCCGCCCGTGCTGGTGGTCGACGAGCCGCTCGTGGGGCTCGACCCCCATAGCATCCGGATGGTGAAAGACCTGCTGCGCGAGAAGGCGGACTCGGGGACGAGCGTCTTCATGTCGACGCACACGCTGGCCGCCGCCGAAGAGATCGCCGACCGTATCGGGGTTATGCAAAGGGGGGAGCTGATCTTCCTGGGCACCGTCGACGAGCTCCGCAACCGCCACGACGCCCAGGGCCAGTCGCTCGAATCGCTCTACCTCTCGGTCGTCGGTGGCGCCGTTGGGGGCGTATCGACCGAGGAGCTCGAGTCCTCCGCCGCCCCGGACGAGGACCCCCGTGCGGAGACGCCGTCGTGA